A stretch of DNA from Misgurnus anguillicaudatus chromosome 15, ASM2758022v2, whole genome shotgun sequence:
taaaaccaatcacagcgaGTTTTGCAACTAAACACAAATAATATCTGTGTCAACTTTTTcccatattatttattattggcTTTGTTCACAAGTTTCTCTTTGTTACTAGAATGTACTGTAACTGCAGTGGTCCTGGCTTCTCCCTCCACTCTGAGATCGTAATGCCGTACATCTGTCACTATGGCTCGAAGGCTCAGATCGAGCGCTATattccacagatgactgctgggaaaTGCATCGGGGCTATTGCTATGACAGAACCTGGAGCTGGCAGGTGGCCTTTAGTTCAACCATCACATTACATAATAAAAGACTTATTAGTCACTTTTCAAGACATAAAAATTTGGACTTCCTAGCATGCATTAAGGGCGTTTCACATGGTACGCGGCAAATGCGAGTGTTTAGTTCCTATTTAATAGGAGATGTGCGGAAAGCGGCAAAACAGAGGTAAAACGGAGTTGGTCCACACGCCTAGTTCGTGCACCCAAAATCCCAGACATGGCACTTCATGGCAAGCGAATTTGCACTAAATCCTGCACAAAACGCTTCCAATACAAGAGAAAAACTGAAGCCGTGCGACGATTTTGCCGCTTGCCGTGTACTGTGTGAAACAgcttttatgtttgcttgtgaTACTGTTATATTGAGTCATATTGTCACATATAAACCCATCtcaaggcaagtcgtgttatagtcacaaaatatttgatttatttattcgtgTTCATGGACATGATTTTCCATGCCATTTCTTTATTCGGGCcattgagcatgaatgtcttttttgtgtcagtACGAATTTcgataaatagtttttcgtgtccatggcactacttactttttcgtgtcattttatgtattgttttcttattgtttttttcctatttttaagaaaaataggtcccttggggttggggttagaatgattttctgtttcatttcagacatcctaaccccaaccccaaatttaaccccaaccccaagtgacaatgatttaacccttgtgggttgttgaggccatttttgttttttaatgtcttaattttggccacaactttctctgtgtttcagcaaatggaatgatttttggtgacaaatcttatatttacagatatttttagataatgctttgaaatttttcaaaaacgtaaaaatataccgtgggcaaatttactaccctttcgggTTGTTCGTGTACAGAAGGGGCCACCTAGTTAGacagctgtaaaaatgtatcagatgaatattttttccaattttttttcataaatctgttaatcgcCCTTAGTACTGATAAAacctaccaaatgtttacaaaatgtccataattttaactctttaattgccaatcatgagtggtgtcactgatttgggggggGGCACAAATGGActgatttttaatataaaaaaaaagtgattgtggactggattttttttacctttttcatagtcttgggcatgccaaagattggtaaaaacattggttttgatgcatttttagtttttgtacagcatcagtttttattcttttcctccgtcatttactgtttttgccccattgacttccattataacaacattttttgattgcaaagacATGAAACcatataatcatgcattcttgattgaggtaaaatttgtcatttttattgttgatcaccatgtggcgcCATTAACCCTTAAGTAGatacattgagttatatggcGTATaacagcgtgtgtgtgtgtgtgtgtgtgtgtgtgtgtgtgtgtgtagggttagggttagtatTGAGGATCACCAGAAAAACTTATTTATAgaagtgacatgaaaaagacattcctGATTAATGGCACAAATAAAAGAGGAAAATCAGGtccatgaacacaaataaattaatcaaatatttcatgactataacacaacttgccTTGAGATTATGTTGCACATATACACAGTTTATCCTTGAGTTTACATGGGcttttttactgtatttcctAAGTGACCTTCAGGGAGTGAAGACGTATGCCAAAAGAGATGGCACAGACTGGATTCTTAATGGAAGCAAGGTTTGAGAAAACCCATCATCAGTAATGCACACAGTTGTTTTCATATTAGTTTCAATCAGAATCTGCAGTTCTTCTGACTTTGTAAGATATTTTTTATCTGAAagtgctgtgtttttttttctgcaaGGTGTTTATTACTAATGGCTGGATGAGTGATGTGGTGATCGTAGTCGCTGTGACGAATCGTGAGGCAAAGACTGCGGCTCATGGTATCAGTCTGTTCCTGGTTGACAACGGCACTAAGGGCTTCAACAAGGGCCGTAAGCTGGAGAAGATCGGCCTTAAAGCTCAGGTGCTGTCAAATTTCCTAACAGTTTGCATTAAAGCTTATTGAGATTTTATTGAAACATTATTGTTTTATATGTTTGTGAATGATTATTGATTGGCAAAGAGTCGAGTGATTAATGTACCATATGTTTGTGTACAGGATACAGCAGAGCTGTTTTTTGAGGATGTGCGTTTGCCGGCCGATGCTCTGTTGGGTCAGCCCAATAAAGGTTTTTATTACCTGATGAATGAACTGCCACAGGTATGAGTTAAAGTACACATCTAATGGTGCTTATTGAATTTGCATTAATGTTTAAGTGTCTTAATATTGTAACGTGGGGGGCTTGAAGAAAGCAAAGGAGAgtagaatccatgtgcaaaaagAGTTTTAATGAGTAAATCtcaaaaagggccagcaaacatatcCAACAAGTGGCAATCCAAATCGTAATCCACAAACAGGCAATTAGTCAGGGCAGGCAGAGAACAATCACAATCCAAATAACAGGCACGggtcaaaaacaggcagatacaAAAACAAGATACAGTAATAATCAGCAGTGATAAGATGAACAGGAAGTGGCTATATActgaacaaacaggaagtggggtgtgaagtgtgacatgatgatatttcaaaataaatgccgGAACAGAACagggtgtcaaaataaaagtcctaatagcaaaaacaaacagaacacatgataacacagaacaaaaccttacaaatATCTACAGACTGTAACCTGCAGGTGATTTTAGTGGTTTTAGCACTTCCTCTCAAGGTTACACCACAgtatatctatctatttattaaGTAAGTGGATATTTTGTTATCAAATACAGCGATTTTCAATTACCaaccaaacaaaataaaatgtttatcatcCATAAGGtcaaacatttaaacatagTATGGTTTCAAACAAGAAAGCAAGCCATAGCTGGGTTTGAATGAcattagggtgagtaaataataatttatttttgaaaagCACTGTCCCGTTAAAATAAACAGAGTTAAAAGATAACCTAGTTTTCTTGCATTGCCtaaattaaacagattaaaatatttaacttagtttctgtatttttttatttcattatgactAGTCCCATGTAACTAAAAGGCAACAACATTGCTTTAGTGTAGAAATATCCTATATGACAGTGACACAGATATATAGATTGTGCAGGTAAATGAAGTTCTGTACATTTAATCTTTTTAACCTCTTCCTGTCCAATAATATAAAGGGCTGATGAACCAGGCTAAGAAAATGTGTACAAGCCATAAACAAGTGTGTCATTGGAGCAATATAGCAGCATACAGTACATTGTTAAGTACAGATAATGTGATAAGAAACGAGAAGAGACACGTGTCACAGAGCAATAAACATATGACTGGTTACTGGTtctgttaaaacaacacagagaGACCAGTCTTTGTCCTTCGGCACCAAATCAAAATGTCTTAAATATTAGTGTTTTGCTTGTTTCTGTCATTCTGCAGGAGCGTCTTATTATTGCAGTCATGGCCCTTGCTAGCTGTGAGTTCATGTTTGAAGAGACGAGGAACTATGTGATGCAGAGGAAGGCATTTGGCAAGACCATCGCTGACCTGCAGGTGGACTAAGGGTTAAAATACATCCCATATTTTGTTTGGTGTGCTTTAAACATAACAGGCATCCAATAATTGTTGTCATAATTAAGGCAAATCAAGTATATCTGACCATTCAGTATTATTGAtgtaaaatgaatgaatgttttataAAGTTGCTGCACAGAATAGTTTTTCAGCttagttttctctctctctctgtgtataTTTTTCATTCAGACAGTACAGCACAAACTGGCAGAGTTAAAAACAGAGATCTGTGTCGGCCGAGCGTTTATTGACAGCTGCATTCAGCTGCACAGTGAGAAAAAGTTGGACTCAAGCACAGCATCTATGGCCAAATACTGGTGAGTATATGCTGTCTATTATAAATGCTGATgtgatttaaaatattaaaaactaaaGTTAATTTAAGTAACCATATCACAACATTTAAATTTGCATGTTAGTGCCTTTTTTTAAACTAGTATGGTTAGATTTTACAGACAAGGGTTAGCTGAAGTCAGGGCTATGTCTTACTTAAATTACGATATTTAAAGGTCCCATATTTCAAAGCTTTCTAGAGTAGCAGTTTAGGTACAAAAAACAGAAGGCGGTGACTGAGTGTTCCTGGCGTCATGTTTTTACGAAAGTCACAACGGCTTGTGAAAAATCACAACTACTTCAAGCAGGCTGTGTGAATTTGACTGAAATTactgttttaaaacttatatgGTACGTAAATAGCCCTTAGACCTCAGTAATCATGAAAAATACTATGACATTTCAGATTTTTGACAATATGggacctttaaaggtgcagtgtgtaatttttagaaggatctcttgacagaaatgcaaaatcatatacaaaactatatgatcaggggtgtataaagacctttcataatgaaccgttatgtgtttattaccttagaatgagaccttttttatatacatacacagaCGGTCCCCTTACACAGAagacgccattttgtgccgccatgtttctacagaaccCCTTTactgacaaactttttttactaagttgtctccgacgattacTTGTTTGTCCGGTGATGGccaccgtagcttctctatgtgtttcaaaacaaggggtgagcagtggactgaaccATTGGTGCAATTCacaacatcaccactagatgccactaaaatttgcacactgcacctttaagtcacttttataaaaaatgccttataaataaatattgaagGAGTAGTCGATTTTCTTGGGGAagatccagataatttactcaccaccatctcattcaaaatgttgatgtcattctttgttcagtcgagaagaaattatgttttttgaggaaaacatttcaggatttttctaattttaatggactttaatggacaccaacacttaaaagttttaatgcagtttaaaattgcagtttcaacggagtttcaaattactctaaatgatcccaaatgaggcataagggtcttatctagtgaaacgattgtcatttttgacaagaaaaatgaaaaatatgcacttttaaaccacaacgtaataacgtggaaaggtcacgtgttacatatatgaaatgcataTTTGCGGAccaatttaaacaataaactgacacaaaaacattaattagtatcattccacatacaacaacgtcggaacggtcgaCATATGGTGACGTATTGTTGGCGCGTCACAGGCcgggagatagacgagaagttgtggtttaaaagtgcatattttttatttttcttgtcaaaaatgacaatcgtttcgctagatcgtttagagtcctttgaaactccatctAAAAAAGTGTTAAGTGTTTAGTTAAGTGTttagtgttggtgtccattaaagtccattaaaatgagaaaaatcctgtaatgatttcctcaaaaaacataatttcttcttgactgaacaaagaaagacatcaacattttggatgacatggtggtgagtaaattggaaaatggactaatcctttaagggtgtgcattttgagacaaacaATGACACATTTTAAGACCTATCAGGGCAAGGTATTTTCAGTTAAGAGTGCtcaaacattcattttagtTTGGGATTgaccttaagccttgtctgtgaaactctgtatatatagatataaaatGTTATTGTGGAAATTGACatattttacttatttattaaGTGTGCCATATTCAGGTTTGTTGTATTTTGTAGGACATGTATAACATTGTTCCAAAGAAATAAGAATTTCTCTtttattcatttacatttttaatagcTATGTAATAATTTTAACTGTTTTAGAGAGTACTGGACCTACATGTTTGTCTTGACCTCTCCGCAGGGCTTCAGATT
This window harbors:
- the acadl gene encoding long-chain specific acyl-CoA dehydrogenase, mitochondrial isoform X2, which gives rise to MMQHSEPHHGETAAPFRPETSMTKSLMDIGTRRIFSEDHDLFRQNVRRFFQEEVVPYHAHVLCVYRWEKAGEVSREVWEKAGEQGLLGIFTPEEQGGIGGDLQSAAIVWEEQMYCNCSGPGFSLHSEIVMPYICHYGSKAQIERYIPQMTAGKCIGAIAMTEPGAGSDLQGVKTYAKRDGTDWILNGSKVFITNGWMSDVVIVVAVTNREAKTAAHGISLFLVDNGTKGFNKGRKLEKIGLKAQDTAELFFEDVRLPADALLGQPNKGFYYLMNELPQERLIIAVMALASCEFMFEETRNYVMQRKAFGKTIADLQTVQHKLAELKTEICVGRAFIDSCIQLHSEKKLDSSTASMAKYWASDLQNKVATQCLQLHGGWGYMWEYPIAKAFADSRVQPIYGGTNEIMKELIARNIVSQK
- the acadl gene encoding long-chain specific acyl-CoA dehydrogenase, mitochondrial isoform X1, with protein sequence MWSKVHVHLTCQSSNPLLFRDRSHLKEMFALKILRSFSPVKNNVKVRSKQAFILSMARMQHSEPHHGETAAPFRPETSMTKSLMDIGTRRIFSEDHDLFRQNVRRFFQEEVVPYHAHVLCVYRWEKAGEVSREVWEKAGEQGLLGIFTPEEQGGIGGDLQSAAIVWEEQMYCNCSGPGFSLHSEIVMPYICHYGSKAQIERYIPQMTAGKCIGAIAMTEPGAGSDLQGVKTYAKRDGTDWILNGSKVFITNGWMSDVVIVVAVTNREAKTAAHGISLFLVDNGTKGFNKGRKLEKIGLKAQDTAELFFEDVRLPADALLGQPNKGFYYLMNELPQERLIIAVMALASCEFMFEETRNYVMQRKAFGKTIADLQTVQHKLAELKTEICVGRAFIDSCIQLHSEKKLDSSTASMAKYWASDLQNKVATQCLQLHGGWGYMWEYPIAKAFADSRVQPIYGGTNEIMKELIARNIVSQK